In a genomic window of Thermosulfurimonas sp. F29:
- a CDS encoding transposase, protein MKQDKLFTEKFLEELQKWEDFVPQEFFSWLFKHLGLAHRAIHLKHHPHDKGNGFYQRNLQIGGLSFPVEIARTRYEKFRPFFLPPGHTRYLPEDYLNMAFSFLLGARSIQSASRSLKHLDLPINQNYLDEVIEEFVTYLETLNTSPLPSDLAAIFLDGKSIRQKVKEGREVREYTTYVVIGLTLEGQKLLLGLYTFEGRESKEGWKKVLETLSQRGLRRVLIVVHDDFPGLSSLTRTFFPKADIQLCTVHLLRNAKRHLSREHYRTFREYFQSIKNSLTYEKGLRLFEALLEKLPQESDFVKRIANRKEQYLAFLKYPKELRALLSSTNVAEGVNRKIEEAERACGGYFHSERDRDFRYGVLARELLEGWWKRANWKYQQVAHLLRYLFKERYEKDDLQV, encoded by the coding sequence ATGAAGCAAGATAAACTCTTTACCGAAAAATTTCTAGAGGAGCTCCAGAAGTGGGAGGACTTTGTCCCTCAGGAATTCTTCTCCTGGCTCTTCAAACACCTGGGCCTGGCTCACCGCGCCATCCACCTTAAACACCATCCCCACGACAAGGGAAACGGTTTCTACCAGAGAAACCTCCAGATAGGAGGACTCTCCTTCCCGGTGGAGATTGCCCGCACCCGCTACGAAAAATTCCGCCCCTTCTTCCTCCCTCCCGGACACACCCGCTACCTCCCAGAAGACTACCTCAACATGGCCTTCTCTTTCCTCTTAGGGGCCCGATCCATACAAAGCGCCTCCCGATCCCTTAAACATCTGGATCTACCTATCAATCAGAACTACCTGGACGAAGTGATTGAAGAGTTCGTGACCTATCTCGAAACCCTCAACACCTCGCCTCTGCCCTCGGATCTGGCCGCCATCTTCCTGGACGGCAAATCCATCCGCCAGAAAGTTAAGGAGGGAAGGGAAGTCCGGGAATACACTACCTATGTGGTTATAGGCCTTACCCTTGAGGGCCAAAAGTTGCTCCTGGGCCTCTACACCTTTGAAGGTCGGGAAAGCAAGGAAGGCTGGAAAAAGGTTCTTGAAACCTTGAGCCAGAGAGGGTTACGAAGGGTCCTTATCGTGGTTCACGATGATTTCCCCGGGCTTTCCTCCCTTACCAGGACCTTCTTCCCTAAGGCCGATATTCAGCTCTGCACCGTTCATCTCCTGAGAAATGCTAAACGCCACCTCAGCCGGGAACATTACCGAACCTTCAGGGAATACTTCCAGAGCATTAAAAACAGCCTCACCTATGAGAAAGGTTTGAGGTTATTTGAGGCTCTGCTGGAGAAGCTACCCCAGGAGTCGGATTTTGTGAAAAGAATAGCCAATCGCAAGGAACAATATCTGGCTTTTCTGAAATATCCAAAGGAGCTGAGGGCATTACTATCGTCTACGAATGTGGCCGAAGGAGTCAATCGGAAGATAGAGGAGGCGGAGAGGGCCTGTGGAGGGTATTTTCACTCCGAAAGGGACCGGGATTTCAGATATGGGGTATTGGCCAGGGAGTTGCTTGAGGGCTGGTGGAAGAGGGCCAACTGGAAATATCAGCAGGTGGCTCACCTTCTGAGATACCTCTTTAAAGAGAGGTACGAAAAAGATGACCTACAGGTCTAG
- a CDS encoding cytochrome c3 family protein, giving the protein MPSFSLAMHGKHARVSPRPGCYDCHPGPVTQCLRTAIEGMQSCENCHGNLQEMATSLRNGRRPWLDEPKCSNCHQGLEIDTGSTLYRDARGHHGVYCATCHYEPHAWWPSLLPKDNRQAILLQGESGPLGKNCLACHTSLPDEPGPHGLPPSSTAEVVNLAPSSPLEGRRFLGPPVTSSSQAHLSMPRRGKMVLIPELLVPEDRIGERVSLYYLVCSADHSWCSDVRSLGRVTLGHTVLFPIIETPTPLSGIPAGTYRIYVGFSRVPDFSDLVYSFYEVKLD; this is encoded by the coding sequence GTGCCCTCTTTTTCTCTCGCCATGCACGGAAAACACGCGAGGGTTTCTCCCCGGCCGGGGTGTTACGATTGTCATCCCGGACCTGTTACGCAATGTCTGAGGACGGCTATAGAAGGCATGCAGAGCTGCGAAAACTGTCATGGAAATCTGCAGGAAATGGCCACTTCTTTGCGGAATGGTCGGCGACCCTGGCTGGACGAACCGAAGTGTTCAAACTGCCATCAGGGTCTGGAGATAGACACCGGCTCCACCCTATACAGAGACGCCCGGGGGCACCACGGAGTGTACTGCGCTACCTGTCATTACGAACCACATGCCTGGTGGCCTTCGCTTCTGCCCAAAGACAACCGGCAGGCCATCCTCCTGCAGGGCGAGTCCGGCCCTCTGGGGAAAAACTGTCTGGCCTGTCACACTTCTCTTCCGGATGAACCCGGCCCCCACGGTCTCCCGCCTTCCAGTACGGCAGAGGTCGTCAATCTGGCCCCTTCTTCACCCCTCGAAGGAAGGAGATTTCTAGGGCCTCCGGTCACCTCCTCTTCTCAAGCTCACCTCTCCATGCCCAGGAGAGGGAAGATGGTTTTAATACCGGAATTGCTAGTTCCCGAGGACAGGATCGGGGAGCGGGTCTCGCTTTATTATCTGGTTTGCTCTGCGGACCACTCCTGGTGCAGCGATGTGAGATCTTTGGGGAGGGTCACCCTTGGCCACACGGTGTTGTTTCCTATCATAGAAACTCCAACACCTCTTAGCGGTATTCCCGCTGGAACTTATAGGATCTATGTAGGGTTTTCCAGAGTGCCAGACTTCTCCGACCTAGTTTACTCATTTTACGAGGTAAAATTGGATTAA